Proteins encoded within one genomic window of Bombina bombina isolate aBomBom1 chromosome 1, aBomBom1.pri, whole genome shotgun sequence:
- the FOS gene encoding protein c-Fos, whose product MYHGFSSTEYEAASSRCSSASPAGDSLTYYPSPDTSFSSVSSPVTPQDYCTDSSSSFVPTVTAISTCPDLQWLVQPALISMAPSQSRAHPYSTTYSRTGVVKGSGRGQNLGRRGKAEQISPEEEEKRRVRRERNKMAAAKCRNRRRELTDTLQSETDDLEDVKSALQTEIASLLKEKEKLEFILAAHKPACKIPHDLEGDFQDLTSTLDLGLLSDAPCSSSSQEPSTEALFPLGLPQSSIPEKELKAEPLDDFLFSSPHPGSSDAARSVPDVDLTSSLYNSDWEPLYNTVSADMEPLCTPVVTCTPTCTTYTTSFVFTYPESEPFPNCGAAHRRGSSSNEQSTDSLSSPTLLAL is encoded by the exons ATGTATCACGGATTCAGTAGCACCGAGTACGAGGCAGCCTCTTCCCGATGCAGCAGCGCCTCTCCAGCCGGGGACAGCCTGACCTACTACCCGTCCCCGGACACGTCCTTCTCCAGCGTCAGCTCTCCGGTCACCCCGCAG gatTATTGTACAGATTCCAGCAGCAGCTTTGTTCCAACAGTTACTGCTATCTCTACTTGCCCTGACCTGCAGTGGCTGGTACAGCCTGCCCTGATATCTATGGCCCCCTCACAGTCCCGAGCTCACCCCTATAGCACCACCTACAGCCGAACTGGAGTTGTGAAAGGATCAGGCAGAGGCCAGAACCTGGGCAGGAGAGGAAAAGCTGAACAG ATTTCTCCagaggaagaagaaaaaaggagaGTTAGACGTGAAAGGAATAAAATGGCAGCCGCCAAATGTCGTAACCGCCGCAGGGAATTGACCGACACACTACAGTCT GAGACAGATGATCTGGAGGACGTGAAGTCGGCTCTCCAGACGGAGATAGCCAGTCTCCTAAAGGAAAAAGAGAAGCTGGAGTTTATCCTGGCAGCTCACAAACCAGCCTGCAAAATCCCACATGACCTAGAAGGTGACTTCCAAGACTTGACATCCACATTGGACTTGGGACTGCTCTCTGATGCTCCATGTTCTTCCAGCTCTCAGGAACCCTCCACTGAAGCGCTCTTTCCTTTAGGACTCCCTCAGTCTTCCATTCCCGAAAAGGAGCTGAAGGCTGAACCCCTGGATGATTTCCTATTCAGCTCTCCACATCCTGGATCATCTGATGCTGCCCGCTCTGTCCCAGACGTGGATCTCACTAGCTCCCTGTACAACTCAGACTGGGAGCCTTTGTATAACACTGTATCTGCAGATATGGAACCTCTTTGCACACCTGTTGTCACCTGCACTCCAACTTGTACCACCTACACTACATCCTTTGTTTTCACATACCCGGAGTCTGAGCCCTTCCCAAACTGTGGAGCAGCACACCGACGGGGGAGCAGCAGCAACGAGCAATCCACCGACTCCCTGAGCTCCCCTACCCTGCTGGCCCTGTAA